A single region of the Streptomyces virginiae genome encodes:
- a CDS encoding SDR family oxidoreductase yields MNTPDYVPGHGLLKDRTAVVTAAAGAGIGGATARRLLEEGARIVIGDAHARRLKETEEALAAEFGADRVTSLPCDVTDEDQVQALFALAAHTHGRLDIVVNNAGLGGTAALVDMTDTQWSRVLDVTLNGTFRCTRAALRAFKASGTGGVVVNNASVIGWRAQTGQAHYAAAKAGVMALTRCAALEAAEFGVRVNAVAPSLAMHPHLVKVTSEELLAELTAREAFGRYAEPWEVANVIVFLASAYSSYMTGETVSVSSQHA; encoded by the coding sequence GTGAACACCCCCGACTATGTCCCCGGGCACGGACTGCTGAAGGACCGCACCGCCGTCGTCACCGCCGCCGCCGGGGCCGGGATCGGCGGGGCCACCGCCCGCCGCCTCCTGGAGGAGGGCGCCCGCATCGTCATCGGCGACGCCCACGCCCGCCGCCTGAAGGAGACCGAGGAGGCGCTCGCCGCCGAGTTCGGCGCCGACCGCGTCACCTCCCTGCCCTGCGACGTCACCGACGAGGACCAGGTCCAAGCCCTCTTCGCGCTCGCCGCACACACCCACGGCCGCCTCGACATCGTCGTCAACAACGCCGGCCTCGGCGGCACCGCCGCCCTCGTCGACATGACCGACACCCAGTGGTCCCGCGTCCTCGACGTCACCCTGAACGGCACCTTCCGCTGCACCCGCGCCGCCCTGCGCGCGTTCAAGGCGTCCGGCACCGGCGGCGTCGTCGTCAACAACGCCTCCGTCATCGGCTGGCGCGCCCAGACCGGCCAGGCCCACTACGCCGCCGCCAAGGCCGGGGTGATGGCACTGACCCGCTGCGCGGCCCTGGAGGCCGCCGAGTTCGGCGTACGCGTCAACGCGGTCGCCCCGAGCCTGGCCATGCACCCGCACCTGGTGAAGGTCACCAGCGAGGAACTGCTGGCCGAACTGACCGCCCGCGAGGCCTTCGGCCGCTACGCCGAACCCTGGGAGGTCGCCAACGTCATCGTCTTCCTGGCCAGCGCCTACTCGTCGTACATGACCGGCGAGACGGTGTCGGTCAGCAGCCAGCACGCGTAG
- a CDS encoding DEAD/DEAH box helicase: MTSSSSARPSRRPTRGRGAAQGRPKSGAGRQKSAPVARPQEFTMPEPIAPALPPVESFGDMDMPEALLKTLAAQGVTEPFPIQAATLPNSLAGRDLLGRGRTGSGKTLAFGLALLARTAGRRAQPKAPLALVLVPTRELAQQVTDALAPYATAVNLRIATVVGGMSINRQSGALRRGAEVLVATPGRLKDLIDRGDADLSQVSITVLDEADQMTDMGFMPQVTALLKQVEAGGQRMLFSATLDKNIDKLVKMFLTDPVGHSVDPSAGAVTTMEHHVLYVMDETDKKAVATRIAARDGRVIMFVDTKRGVDRMVKKLLADGVRASGLHGGRSQPQRNRTLDWFKTGEVTALVATNVAARGIHIDDLDLVVNVDPPTDHKDYLHRGGRTARAGESGSVVTLVLPDQKRDMTRLMSDAGISPRTAQIKSSDEELARLTGAKEPSGIPVVLDVPQPTAPKQRSGSGSGSGSGARRRSGGGPRTGSATGGAPAAGGRGRRSGGGASSGQAPAASGSGQARRGGQGGGAAAGGSGERGRRGTGGSGGGAAAASARSRVGSGGQGRRRAV, encoded by the coding sequence ATGACCAGCTCCAGCTCCGCACGACCCAGCCGCCGCCCCACCCGGGGTCGAGGTGCGGCCCAGGGGCGTCCGAAGTCTGGCGCGGGACGGCAGAAGTCCGCGCCCGTCGCCCGGCCCCAGGAATTCACCATGCCCGAGCCGATCGCCCCGGCGCTGCCGCCGGTCGAGTCGTTCGGCGACATGGACATGCCCGAGGCGCTGCTGAAGACCCTCGCCGCCCAGGGCGTCACCGAGCCGTTCCCGATCCAGGCCGCGACGCTGCCGAACTCCCTCGCCGGCCGTGACCTGCTCGGCCGCGGCCGCACCGGCTCCGGCAAGACGCTGGCCTTCGGCCTGGCGCTGCTGGCCCGTACCGCCGGCCGCCGCGCGCAGCCGAAGGCGCCGCTCGCGCTGGTCCTCGTACCGACCCGTGAGCTCGCGCAGCAGGTCACCGACGCCCTGGCCCCGTACGCCACGGCCGTCAACCTGCGCATCGCCACCGTCGTCGGCGGCATGTCGATCAACCGGCAGTCCGGCGCCCTGCGCCGCGGCGCCGAGGTGCTCGTCGCCACGCCGGGCCGGCTGAAGGACCTCATCGACCGCGGCGACGCCGACCTCTCGCAGGTCTCGATCACCGTCCTCGACGAGGCCGACCAGATGACCGACATGGGCTTCATGCCGCAGGTCACGGCGCTCCTCAAGCAGGTCGAGGCCGGCGGCCAGCGGATGCTGTTCTCCGCGACGCTGGACAAGAACATCGACAAGCTCGTCAAGATGTTCCTGACCGACCCGGTCGGCCACTCCGTCGACCCGTCGGCCGGCGCGGTCACCACCATGGAGCACCACGTCCTGTACGTCATGGACGAGACCGACAAGAAGGCCGTGGCGACGCGTATAGCCGCTCGCGACGGCCGGGTGATCATGTTCGTCGACACCAAGCGCGGGGTCGACCGCATGGTCAAGAAGCTCCTCGCCGACGGCGTGCGCGCCTCCGGCCTGCACGGCGGCCGCTCCCAGCCGCAGCGCAACCGCACCCTCGACTGGTTCAAGACGGGCGAGGTCACCGCGCTGGTCGCCACGAACGTCGCGGCGCGAGGCATCCACATCGACGACCTCGACCTCGTCGTCAACGTGGACCCGCCCACCGACCACAAGGACTACCTGCACCGCGGCGGCCGTACCGCCCGTGCCGGTGAGTCCGGCAGCGTGGTCACCCTGGTGCTCCCCGACCAGAAGCGGGACATGACCCGGCTGATGTCGGACGCCGGGATCTCCCCGCGCACCGCGCAGATCAAGTCCTCCGACGAGGAACTGGCCCGACTGACCGGCGCCAAGGAGCCCTCGGGCATCCCGGTGGTGCTGGATGTTCCGCAGCCGACCGCGCCCAAGCAGCGCTCCGGCTCCGGCTCCGGTTCGGGCTCCGGCGCGCGCCGTCGCTCGGGCGGCGGGCCGCGCACGGGCTCCGCGACGGGCGGCGCTCCGGCGGCCGGCGGTCGCGGCCGTCGTAGCGGTGGAGGTGCCTCCTCCGGGCAGGCCCCGGCGGCTTCCGGCTCGGGCCAGGCCCGGCGCGGCGGCCAGGGCGGCGGCGCGGCGGCCGGTGGCTCCGGCGAGCGCGGCCGACGCGGGACCGGTGGCAGTGGTGGCGGCGCCGCCGCGGCCTCCGCGCGCAGCCGGGTCGGCTCCGGCGGCCAGGGCCGGCGCCGGGCGGTCTGA
- a CDS encoding acetyl-CoA C-acetyltransferase — protein sequence MPEAYIVEAVRTPVGRRNGGLAAVHPADLGAHVLKALIERSGADPAAVEDVVFGCLDTVGPQAGDIARTAWLAAGLPEEVPGVTVDRQCGSSQQAVHFAAQGVLSGTQDLVVAGGTQNMSMIPIAFASRQAAEPLGLTEGPYAGSAGWRARYGDAPVNQFHGAQLIAKKWGISRQDMEEFALRSHRRAIRAIDEGRFARETVAYGDVGVDEGPRRDTTLEKMATLKPVVEGGTITAAVSSQVSDGAAAMLIASDRAVREHGLRPRARIHHLSVRGEDPIRMLSAPIPATAYALKKTGMSLADIDLVEINEAFAPVVLAWLKETGADPERVNVNGGAIALGHPLGATGVKLMTTLLHELERTGGRYGLQTMCEGGGQANVTIIERL from the coding sequence ATGCCCGAGGCCTACATAGTCGAAGCGGTACGCACCCCCGTGGGGCGGCGGAACGGCGGCCTGGCCGCCGTCCACCCGGCCGACCTGGGCGCACACGTCCTGAAGGCACTGATCGAGCGGTCCGGGGCGGACCCGGCCGCCGTGGAGGACGTGGTGTTCGGCTGCCTCGACACGGTGGGGCCGCAGGCCGGTGACATCGCCCGGACCGCCTGGCTGGCGGCCGGCCTGCCCGAGGAGGTGCCCGGGGTCACCGTCGACCGCCAGTGCGGCTCCTCGCAGCAGGCCGTGCACTTCGCGGCGCAGGGCGTCCTGTCCGGCACCCAGGACCTGGTGGTCGCGGGCGGCACCCAGAACATGTCGATGATCCCCATCGCCTTCGCCTCGCGGCAGGCGGCGGAACCGCTCGGCCTCACCGAGGGGCCGTACGCGGGCTCGGCGGGCTGGCGGGCCCGGTACGGGGACGCCCCGGTGAACCAGTTCCACGGCGCGCAGCTCATCGCGAAGAAGTGGGGCATCAGCCGGCAGGACATGGAGGAGTTCGCGCTCCGCTCCCACCGCCGGGCGATCCGCGCCATCGACGAGGGCCGCTTCGCGCGCGAGACGGTGGCGTACGGGGACGTGGGCGTGGACGAGGGCCCGCGCCGGGACACGACCCTGGAGAAGATGGCCACCCTCAAGCCGGTGGTCGAGGGCGGCACCATCACGGCGGCCGTCTCCTCCCAGGTCTCGGACGGCGCGGCCGCGATGCTGATCGCCTCCGACCGGGCGGTACGGGAACACGGCCTGCGGCCGCGCGCCCGCATCCACCACCTCTCGGTACGGGGCGAGGACCCCATCCGCATGCTGTCCGCGCCGATCCCGGCCACGGCGTACGCGCTGAAGAAGACCGGCATGTCCTTGGCCGACATCGACCTGGTGGAGATCAACGAGGCGTTCGCCCCGGTGGTGCTGGCCTGGCTGAAGGAGACCGGCGCCGATCCGGAGCGGGTCAACGTCAACGGCGGCGCGATCGCCCTGGGCCACCCGCTGGGCGCCACCGGGGTGAAGCTGATGACCACCCTCCTGCACGAACTGGAACGCACCGGAGGCCGCTACGGCCTCCAGACCATGTGCGAGGGCGGTGGCCAGGCCAACGTCACGATCATCGAGCGGCTGTAG
- a CDS encoding acyl-CoA dehydrogenase family protein — MRFLLTDEQSDFARTVRSLLGSARVPPAVRAWADGDAGPGRALWARLAETGLFALAVPEAYEGVGPLPLELSLGFVELGRAGVPGPVVESAAAAVLLTELADEALAKRFLPGLAQGEASATLTLPGGSPYALDADAATYCFTVSAAGELRLAAGRGKVLGSTDPARRLSLPPAGGGELLAAGPAVARAAEVAGRWARLLTAAQCLGVGEALLARTVEYAKQRTQFGTPIGSFQAVKHRLADTLLDLEFARPLVWAAALSPGPGEVAAAKLAAGEASYRAAMTALQLHGAVGYTEELDLSLWLRKARPLRDAWGTPSACRAEVLRSLTPRRR; from the coding sequence ATGCGCTTCCTGCTGACCGACGAGCAGTCGGACTTCGCCCGTACGGTGCGCTCCCTGCTGGGCTCGGCGCGGGTCCCACCGGCGGTACGGGCCTGGGCGGACGGCGACGCCGGGCCCGGGCGGGCGCTGTGGGCCCGGCTCGCGGAAACGGGTCTGTTCGCACTGGCCGTGCCGGAGGCCTACGAGGGGGTGGGCCCGCTCCCGCTGGAACTGTCCCTCGGCTTCGTGGAGTTGGGTCGGGCCGGGGTGCCGGGGCCGGTGGTGGAGAGCGCCGCGGCGGCGGTGCTGCTGACGGAGCTGGCGGACGAGGCGCTCGCCAAGCGGTTCCTGCCGGGGCTGGCGCAGGGCGAGGCGTCGGCCACGCTGACCCTGCCCGGCGGGAGCCCGTACGCCCTGGACGCGGACGCGGCGACGTACTGCTTCACCGTGTCGGCGGCCGGCGAACTACGGCTGGCGGCCGGCCGCGGAAAGGTCCTCGGGTCGACGGACCCCGCGCGCCGGCTGTCCCTGCCGCCGGCCGGCGGCGGTGAGCTGCTGGCGGCGGGCCCGGCGGTGGCCCGGGCGGCCGAGGTGGCCGGACGCTGGGCCCGGCTGCTGACGGCCGCCCAGTGCCTGGGCGTCGGCGAGGCGCTGCTGGCCAGGACGGTGGAGTACGCGAAGCAGCGCACGCAGTTCGGGACGCCGATCGGGAGCTTCCAGGCGGTCAAGCACCGGCTGGCGGACACTCTGCTCGACCTGGAGTTCGCGCGCCCGCTGGTGTGGGCGGCGGCGCTGTCGCCGGGCCCGGGCGAGGTGGCGGCGGCGAAGCTGGCGGCCGGCGAGGCGTCGTACCGGGCGGCGATGACGGCGCTCCAGCTCCACGGTGCGGTGGGCTACACCGAGGAGCTGGACCTGTCGCTGTGGCTGCGCAAGGCCCGCCCCCTGCGCGACGCCTGGGGAACGCCGTCGGCCTGCCGGGCGGAGGTGCTGCGGTCCCTCACACCACGGCGACGTTGA
- a CDS encoding cold-shock protein — protein MALGTVKWFNSEKGFGFIEQDGGGPDVFAHYSNIATQGFRELQEGQRVSFDVTQGQKGPQAENIIPA, from the coding sequence ATGGCACTTGGCACCGTGAAGTGGTTCAACTCGGAAAAGGGCTTCGGCTTCATCGAGCAGGACGGTGGCGGCCCGGACGTCTTCGCCCACTACTCGAACATCGCCACCCAGGGCTTCCGTGAGCTCCAGGAGGGCCAGCGCGTGTCCTTCGACGTCACCCAGGGCCAGAAGGGCCCCCAGGCGGAGAACATCATCCCCGCCTAA
- a CDS encoding TetR/AcrR family transcriptional regulator: MPTNKPTSQKKPQVTASPERRRELLDTAAEVFAAQGYNATTVRKIADAAGMLAGSLYYHFDSKESMLDEILSAFLTELWDGYDTVLAAGLGPRETIEALVTESFREIDRHRAAVAIYQKESRTLSAQPRFHYLSDSQQKFEKAWLGTLERGVEAQVFRADLDIRLTYRFVRDTVWVAASWYRPGGQHSPEEIARQYLSMVLDGIALRPT, encoded by the coding sequence GTGCCAACGAACAAGCCGACATCCCAGAAGAAGCCACAGGTGACGGCCTCCCCCGAACGGCGTCGGGAACTCCTCGACACCGCCGCCGAGGTCTTCGCCGCACAGGGCTACAACGCCACCACCGTCCGCAAGATTGCCGACGCCGCCGGCATGCTCGCCGGCAGCCTCTATTACCACTTCGATTCCAAGGAATCGATGCTCGACGAGATCCTCTCGGCCTTCCTGACCGAACTGTGGGACGGGTACGACACCGTCCTCGCCGCGGGTCTGGGCCCCAGGGAGACCATCGAGGCCCTCGTCACCGAGTCCTTCCGGGAGATCGACCGGCACCGCGCCGCCGTCGCCATCTACCAGAAGGAGTCCCGCACCCTTTCCGCCCAGCCCCGCTTCCACTACCTGTCCGACTCGCAGCAGAAGTTCGAGAAGGCCTGGCTGGGGACGCTGGAGCGAGGGGTCGAGGCCCAGGTCTTCCGCGCCGACCTCGACATCCGCCTCACCTACCGCTTCGTGCGCGACACGGTGTGGGTGGCGGCCTCCTGGTACCGGCCGGGCGGACAGCACAGCCCCGAGGAGATCGCCCGCCAGTACCTGTCGATGGTGCTGGACGGGATCGCACTGCGCCCCACCTGA
- a CDS encoding acyl-CoA dehydrogenase family protein, translated as MELTHTADVEAFRTEARDWLRAHVPARPLPSLETAEGFAAHREWEARLHADRWSVVSWPEEYGGRGVDLARWLVFEEEYWAAGAPGRVSQNGINLLAPTLFDHANAEQRARVLPSMASGEVIWAQAWSEPGSGSDLASLTSRAVRTEGGWLLSGQKTWSSRAAFADRAFGIFRSDPDTPKPHQGLTYLMFDLRAPGVTVRPIGRLDGKPAFAELFLDEVFVPDQDVIGEPGQGWRIAMSTTGNERGLTLRSPGRFLAAADRLVGLWHAQGDPSDGALRDRVADAVVGARAYELFTWANASRFAAGETIGAESSLNKVFWSQYDIALHETALDLLGADAELAEGEWAEPWVFSLAGPIYAGTNEIQRDIIAERLLGLPKGRR; from the coding sequence ATGGAACTCACGCACACGGCGGACGTGGAGGCCTTCCGGACCGAGGCACGGGACTGGCTGCGCGCCCACGTCCCGGCCCGGCCCCTGCCCTCCCTGGAGACCGCCGAAGGCTTCGCGGCGCACCGGGAGTGGGAGGCGCGGCTGCACGCGGACCGCTGGTCGGTGGTGTCGTGGCCCGAGGAGTACGGGGGCCGGGGCGTGGACCTCGCCAGGTGGCTGGTCTTCGAGGAGGAGTACTGGGCGGCGGGCGCGCCCGGCCGGGTCTCGCAGAACGGCATCAACCTCCTCGCCCCCACCCTCTTCGACCACGCGAACGCGGAGCAGCGCGCGCGGGTGCTGCCGTCGATGGCGAGCGGCGAGGTGATCTGGGCGCAGGCCTGGTCGGAACCCGGGTCGGGCTCCGACCTGGCCTCGCTGACGTCGCGGGCCGTCCGCACGGAGGGCGGCTGGCTGCTGTCCGGGCAGAAGACCTGGTCCTCGCGGGCCGCCTTCGCGGACCGCGCCTTCGGGATCTTCCGCAGCGACCCGGACACCCCCAAGCCGCACCAGGGTCTGACGTACCTGATGTTCGACCTGCGGGCGCCGGGGGTGACGGTGCGGCCCATCGGCCGGCTCGACGGCAAACCGGCCTTCGCGGAACTCTTCCTGGACGAGGTCTTCGTACCGGACCAGGACGTGATCGGGGAGCCGGGTCAGGGCTGGCGGATCGCCATGTCGACGACCGGCAACGAGCGCGGGCTGACCCTGCGCTCCCCCGGCCGGTTCCTGGCGGCGGCCGACCGGCTGGTCGGGCTGTGGCACGCGCAGGGCGACCCGTCCGACGGCGCGCTGCGGGACCGGGTCGCGGACGCGGTCGTGGGGGCGCGCGCGTACGAACTGTTCACCTGGGCGAACGCCTCCCGCTTCGCGGCGGGCGAGACGATCGGCGCCGAGTCCAGCCTGAACAAGGTGTTCTGGTCGCAGTACGACATCGCCCTGCACGAGACGGCCCTGGACCTGTTGGGCGCGGACGCGGAGCTGGCGGAGGGCGAGTGGGCCGAGCCGTGGGTGTTCTCCCTGGCCGGGCCGATCTACGCCGGGACGAACGAGATCCAGCGCGACATCATCGCCGAGCGGCTGCTCGGCCTCCCGAAGGGCCGCCGCTGA
- a CDS encoding acyl-CoA dehydrogenase family protein gives MSSVEEFRIEVRGWLRAHLSGEFAALKGRGGPGREHEAFAERLAWERHMAAHGWTCLGWPVEHGGRGASTAEQIAFHEEYALADAPARVGHIGEQLLGPTLIAHGTEEQKRRFLPPIRAVEELWCQGYSEPGAGSDLAAVRTRATLRGGQWIVDGQKTWTSLAHAAQWCFVLARTEPGSRRHQGLSYLLVPLDRPEVEVRPITQLTGTSEFNEVFFDGARTDAAHIVGAPGDGWRIAMATLGYERGVSTLGQQVGFRRELDALTALARADGALADPLIRDRLVQAWIGLETMRATALTPGAAPSTAKLHWSRWHRDLGELAMDVCAAPSLLATGAHGDPYDLDDWQRLFLFSRADTIYAGSDEIQRTLIAERILGLPKEVRA, from the coding sequence ATGAGCAGCGTCGAGGAGTTCCGCATCGAGGTCCGGGGGTGGCTACGGGCCCACCTCAGCGGCGAGTTCGCCGCCCTCAAGGGCCGCGGCGGACCCGGCCGCGAGCACGAGGCCTTCGCCGAACGCCTCGCCTGGGAACGCCACATGGCCGCTCACGGCTGGACCTGCCTCGGCTGGCCCGTCGAGCACGGCGGCCGCGGCGCGTCCACCGCCGAACAGATCGCCTTCCACGAGGAGTACGCCCTCGCCGACGCCCCCGCCCGCGTCGGCCACATCGGCGAACAGCTCCTCGGCCCCACCCTCATCGCCCACGGCACCGAGGAACAGAAGCGCCGCTTCCTCCCGCCGATCCGGGCCGTGGAGGAGCTGTGGTGCCAGGGCTACAGCGAACCCGGCGCCGGCTCCGACCTCGCCGCCGTCCGCACCCGCGCCACCCTCCGCGGCGGGCAGTGGATCGTCGACGGACAGAAGACCTGGACCTCGCTGGCCCACGCCGCCCAGTGGTGCTTCGTCCTCGCCCGCACCGAACCGGGCTCCCGACGCCACCAGGGCCTGTCCTACCTCCTGGTCCCCCTGGACCGGCCCGAGGTCGAGGTCCGGCCGATCACACAGCTCACCGGCACCTCCGAGTTCAACGAGGTCTTCTTCGACGGCGCCCGCACCGACGCCGCCCACATCGTCGGAGCCCCCGGCGACGGCTGGCGCATCGCCATGGCCACCCTCGGCTACGAGCGCGGCGTCTCCACCCTCGGCCAACAGGTCGGCTTCCGCCGCGAACTCGACGCCCTCACCGCCCTCGCCCGCGCCGACGGCGCCCTCGCCGACCCCCTGATCCGCGACCGCCTCGTCCAGGCCTGGATCGGCCTGGAGACCATGCGCGCCACCGCCCTCACGCCGGGCGCCGCCCCGTCCACCGCCAAGCTCCACTGGTCCCGCTGGCACCGTGACCTCGGCGAACTCGCCATGGACGTCTGCGCCGCCCCCTCGCTGCTGGCCACCGGCGCGCACGGGGACCCGTACGACCTCGACGACTGGCAGCGGCTCTTCCTCTTCTCCCGCGCCGACACCATCTACGCGGGCTCGGACGAGATCCAGCGCACCCTCATCGCCGAGCGGATCCTCGGCCTTCCCAAGGAGGTACGGGCGTGA
- a CDS encoding enoyl-CoA hydratase — protein MPDDRTPDDPPVLHERRGPVAYVTMNRPRYRNAQNSAMTYALDDAFYRAAEDPEVKVVVLAGAGEHFSAGHDIGTPGRDAHLPFERRAGLWWDHTGRPGAESRFARESEVYLGMCRRWRELPKPVIASVRGACVAGGLMLAWVCDLIVASEDAFFADPVVRMGIPGVEYFAHPWAMPPRIAKEFLYTGDRMAARRAYEVGMVNRVVPDSELAAETERLALRIAGMPAFGLALTKRAVNQAEDLQGLHTGMDSVFGLHHLAHAHNAETAADSLGGVDIAALKEANT, from the coding sequence ATGCCCGACGACCGCACGCCCGACGACCCACCCGTGCTCCACGAGCGCCGCGGTCCGGTCGCGTACGTGACCATGAACCGCCCCCGCTACCGCAACGCCCAGAACAGCGCGATGACGTACGCGCTGGACGACGCCTTCTACCGGGCCGCCGAGGACCCGGAGGTGAAGGTGGTCGTCCTCGCCGGGGCCGGCGAGCACTTCTCCGCGGGCCACGACATCGGCACCCCCGGGCGCGACGCCCACCTGCCCTTCGAGCGGCGGGCCGGCCTGTGGTGGGACCACACCGGGCGGCCCGGCGCCGAGTCCCGCTTCGCGCGCGAGTCGGAGGTGTACCTGGGGATGTGCCGGCGCTGGCGGGAGCTGCCGAAACCGGTGATCGCCTCGGTGCGGGGGGCCTGCGTGGCGGGCGGGCTGATGCTGGCCTGGGTCTGCGACCTGATCGTGGCGAGCGAGGACGCCTTCTTCGCGGACCCGGTCGTACGGATGGGCATCCCCGGGGTCGAGTACTTCGCGCACCCGTGGGCGATGCCGCCGCGGATCGCGAAGGAGTTCCTCTACACCGGCGACCGGATGGCGGCCCGGCGCGCCTACGAGGTCGGCATGGTCAACCGGGTCGTGCCGGACTCGGAGTTGGCGGCCGAGACCGAGCGGCTGGCGCTGCGGATCGCCGGGATGCCCGCCTTCGGACTGGCGCTGACCAAGCGGGCCGTCAACCAGGCCGAGGACCTCCAAGGCCTGCACACGGGCATGGACTCGGTGTTCGGCCTGCACCACCTGGCCCACGCGCACAACGCGGAGACCGCGGCGGACTCGCTCGGCGGCGTCGACATCGCCGCCCTGAAGGAGGCGAACACCTGA
- a CDS encoding class I SAM-dependent methyltransferase, translating into MTTRARSFDAAAASYAAHRPSYPPALFDAVESLTGRPLAGARVADVGAGTGIATTLLHERGAEVVAVEPGDGMAAEFRRAHPGIPIVRGDGDRLPLATGSVDLITYAQAWHWTDPARSVPEARRALRPGGALALWWNDTDATVPWIAEQEERLRVFFEVEEETHRTLPEGLGAFATRSVTWTRRITLDDHLANLASHSAFLVLGEDRTREYFAGERELLSPLFPDGIVEEQYVVSLNVAVV; encoded by the coding sequence ATGACCACACGTGCCCGTTCCTTCGACGCGGCGGCCGCTTCCTACGCCGCCCACCGCCCCAGCTACCCCCCGGCCCTCTTCGACGCCGTCGAGTCCCTCACCGGGCGGCCGCTCGCCGGGGCCCGGGTGGCCGACGTAGGAGCCGGGACCGGGATCGCCACCACGCTCCTGCACGAGCGCGGGGCCGAGGTCGTCGCCGTGGAGCCCGGGGACGGGATGGCCGCCGAGTTCCGCCGCGCCCACCCCGGGATCCCGATCGTGCGCGGCGACGGCGACCGGCTGCCGCTGGCCACCGGCTCCGTCGACCTGATCACCTACGCCCAGGCCTGGCACTGGACCGACCCGGCCCGCTCCGTGCCCGAGGCCCGGCGGGCGCTGCGCCCCGGCGGCGCGCTCGCGCTTTGGTGGAACGACACGGACGCCACCGTCCCCTGGATCGCCGAACAGGAGGAGCGGCTCCGGGTCTTCTTCGAGGTCGAGGAGGAGACCCACCGCACGCTGCCCGAGGGGCTCGGCGCGTTCGCCACCCGCTCGGTGACGTGGACCCGGCGCATCACGTTGGACGACCACCTCGCCAACCTCGCCAGCCACTCCGCCTTCCTGGTCCTGGGCGAGGACCGCACCCGTGAGTACTTCGCGGGGGAGCGGGAACTGCTGAGCCCGCTCTTCCCGGACGGCATCGTCGAGGAGCAGTACGTCGTGAGCCTCAACGTCGCCGTGGTGTGA
- a CDS encoding SIMPL domain-containing protein translates to MAAIKEPWGLSVLGAGSVSAEPRLAHVDLAVDLLAPTPKAAFAEAGTAVTRLRAVLREHGIPDSDVSGSRLQLTSQYRGYGADRTFHGYACVATYTVRTEALAGLELLIEDAVTAGANRVDAVRFEVDDKPAMRDEARRRAVAAARRKAEVYAEACGLRLGPVIHIEDVDPESVGGHSHGRRTGGDPEDDGALTPGSVRVEAAVLLGFSLLPE, encoded by the coding sequence ATGGCAGCGATCAAGGAGCCCTGGGGGCTCAGTGTGCTCGGCGCGGGCAGCGTGTCCGCCGAACCCCGACTCGCCCACGTGGACCTGGCGGTCGATCTTCTCGCCCCGACCCCGAAGGCGGCCTTCGCCGAGGCGGGCACGGCCGTGACCCGGCTGCGGGCCGTCCTGCGCGAGCACGGCATACCGGACTCCGACGTGTCCGGCTCCCGACTGCAGCTCACCTCGCAGTACCGGGGCTACGGCGCGGACCGGACCTTCCACGGCTACGCCTGCGTGGCCACGTACACGGTGCGGACGGAGGCGCTGGCCGGGCTGGAGCTGCTGATCGAGGACGCGGTCACGGCCGGCGCGAACCGCGTCGACGCCGTGCGGTTCGAGGTGGACGACAAGCCCGCGATGCGCGACGAGGCCCGGCGCCGGGCGGTGGCGGCCGCCCGGCGCAAGGCAGAGGTGTACGCGGAGGCGTGCGGGCTGCGGCTGGGGCCGGTCATCCACATCGAGGACGTCGACCCGGAGTCGGTGGGCGGCCACAGCCACGGCCGCCGCACGGGCGGGGACCCGGAGGACGACGGCGCCCTCACCCCGGGCTCGGTGCGCGTGGAGGCGGCCGTGCTCCTGGGCTTCTCCCTGCTCCCCGAGTGA